A stretch of Alkalicella caledoniensis DNA encodes these proteins:
- a CDS encoding methylaspartate mutase subunit E — protein sequence MEVLNKKWSMEKLMSLRKEILATWPTGSDVEDIDAGIEYQKSLPKSKNFAAKLLHAKENGITLVQPRAGVALVNEHIGLLQFLQNEGQADLLPSTIDSYTRQNRYQEAEKGIQESISSGRSLLNGFPAVNHGLENCRRVVESVNVPVQVRHGTPDARLLAEITLAAGFTDYEGGGISYNIPYAKNVSLEKTIYYWQYVDRLIGYYHENGVVINREPFGPLTGTLVPPCISHTVAIVEAILAAEQGVHNLTLGYGQCGNLVQDVAAIQTLQELSEEYLLKNGYENRHVTTVFHQWMGGFPQDEAKAFGVISWGAATAALAKATKVIVKTPHEAMGIPTKEANAQGLRTTKQLVNMLKDQTLPLTNELAEEKEMIKKETRAILDTILKVGDGDWARGIIRAFEAGIIDVPFAPSRYNAGRILPARDNNGAIRMLDTGDLPFDKEIIDFHKKKIAERGEAEEREPSFQMVIDDIYAIGKGMLVGRPN from the coding sequence GTGGAAGTTTTAAATAAAAAGTGGTCCATGGAAAAACTGATGTCCCTTCGTAAAGAAATTTTGGCAACATGGCCAACTGGAAGTGACGTCGAAGATATTGATGCAGGTATTGAGTATCAAAAGAGTTTGCCCAAAAGTAAAAATTTCGCAGCTAAGCTTTTACATGCCAAAGAAAACGGAATTACCCTTGTTCAACCAAGGGCTGGAGTAGCTTTGGTAAATGAGCATATCGGACTTTTACAATTCTTACAAAATGAGGGTCAAGCGGACCTCCTGCCTTCAACCATCGACAGCTACACTAGGCAAAATCGATATCAAGAAGCGGAAAAAGGTATACAAGAGAGTATCTCCAGTGGAAGATCTTTGCTTAATGGTTTCCCGGCAGTAAACCACGGGTTAGAAAACTGTAGACGTGTTGTTGAAAGTGTAAATGTACCTGTTCAAGTAAGACACGGCACACCAGATGCAAGGTTGCTTGCTGAAATAACCTTAGCAGCGGGCTTTACTGACTATGAAGGGGGAGGTATCTCATATAATATCCCCTATGCTAAAAACGTATCATTAGAAAAAACCATCTATTACTGGCAATATGTAGATCGTCTGATAGGCTATTACCATGAAAATGGTGTGGTTATAAATAGAGAACCCTTTGGACCACTAACTGGTACTTTGGTGCCACCTTGTATCTCACATACAGTTGCCATAGTTGAAGCTATTTTAGCTGCTGAACAAGGGGTTCATAACCTTACTTTGGGGTATGGACAATGTGGTAATTTAGTTCAAGATGTTGCCGCAATCCAAACACTACAGGAACTTAGTGAAGAGTACCTTCTGAAGAATGGTTACGAAAATCGACATGTGACCACAGTATTCCATCAATGGATGGGTGGTTTCCCCCAAGATGAAGCTAAGGCATTTGGTGTTATAAGCTGGGGTGCAGCTACTGCAGCTTTAGCTAAGGCTACTAAAGTAATAGTAAAAACACCTCATGAAGCCATGGGTATCCCAACCAAAGAGGCAAATGCTCAAGGTTTAAGAACAACTAAACAATTAGTAAATATGCTTAAAGATCAAACTCTACCACTTACAAACGAACTAGCAGAAGAAAAGGAAATGATTAAGAAAGAAACAAGGGCAATTTTAGATACCATTCTAAAAGTGGGAGATGGAGACTGGGCTAGGGGAATAATTAGGGCATTCGAAGCTGGAATAATTGATGTTCCTTTTGCACCAAGTAGATACAACGCAGGTCGTATACTCCCAGCTAGAGATAATAACGGGGCTATTAGAATGCTTGATACAGGAGATCTTCCATTTGACAAAGAGATAATTGACTTTCACAAGAAAAAAATTGCAGAACGTGGAGAAGCAGAAGAGAGGGAGCCAAGTTTCCAGATGGTTATAGATGATATTTATGCCATTGGAAAAGGTATGTTGGTTGGTAGACCAAACTAA
- a CDS encoding DUF2179 domain-containing protein, which yields MVLFLELGFIFVARVIDVSMATVRMLLIVKGRRLQAAVIGFFEVIVYIVALGRVVNSLDNPVNLLVYAFGFAAGNYVGIFLEEKLALGYIAVQVIPSENDIEIIEILRENGYGVTVVEGVGKNGIKNILNVYSQRKDLDKILTLVGERDPKAFTAIMDAKKTLGGYYRQQKGK from the coding sequence ATGGTTTTATTTTTAGAATTGGGATTCATCTTTGTTGCGAGAGTAATAGATGTATCCATGGCAACTGTTAGAATGCTACTTATTGTTAAAGGGAGAAGACTACAAGCAGCTGTTATAGGCTTCTTTGAAGTTATAGTGTATATAGTGGCACTGGGAAGAGTTGTTAATAGTTTAGATAACCCTGTAAATTTATTGGTATATGCCTTTGGTTTTGCAGCAGGTAACTATGTAGGGATTTTTTTGGAAGAAAAACTGGCTTTAGGCTATATAGCTGTACAGGTAATACCCAGTGAAAATGATATTGAGATAATAGAGATCCTAAGGGAAAATGGCTATGGAGTTACTGTTGTAGAAGGGGTAGGGAAAAATGGAATAAAAAACATTTTAAATGTTTACTCCCAAAGGAAAGATTTAGATAAAATATTAACACTGGTGGGGGAAAGGGATCCTAAGGCTTTTACAGCTATAATGGATGCAAAGAAGACCCTAGGTGGATACTACAGGCAGCAAAAAGGAAAATAG
- a CDS encoding acyclic terpene utilization AtuA family protein, with protein MREYKILAPTAILGYGFPEKSFVKGIEKNPDLIAVDAGSVDPGPYYLGSGKSFTDRNSVKRDLEYMLVAAKEHNIPVAIGSAGGSGAKTHLDWNIEIIEEIMEENNLDLKVVVIDSQLSKSYLMDKYKEGDITPLFPTPPLTEEDLSQSTNIVGQIGVEPFIEAFKMGADVVLAGRAYDPAVFAALPIMKGYDPGISLHLGKILECASIAASPGSGRDCMLGTLGEDYFILEPMGDTRKCTTDSVAAHSLYEKTNPYKLPGPGGLLDLTDTVYEQLDETRVKVKGSKFVPSEKYTIKLEGAKLVGKRTISIAGVRDPIMIEQISHILEEVKEQVQDNFSGKNYEYHLTFHIYGKNGVMGSLEPVKNPVHELGIVIDVVAQEKVIADTICSFVRSTLLHFGYPNRKATAGNLAFPYSPSDISVGDVYQFSVHHLLENIDPVEIFTIKWLNEYQKGAL; from the coding sequence ATGCGTGAATACAAAATATTGGCTCCAACGGCAATTTTGGGTTACGGATTTCCCGAAAAATCTTTTGTGAAAGGTATTGAAAAGAATCCTGATCTCATCGCTGTTGATGCTGGCTCCGTAGACCCAGGTCCATATTACTTAGGATCTGGCAAATCATTTACAGATAGGAATTCAGTAAAAAGAGACTTAGAGTATATGCTTGTTGCCGCTAAAGAACACAATATACCAGTGGCCATTGGATCTGCTGGTGGATCAGGTGCAAAGACACACCTAGATTGGAACATTGAGATAATAGAAGAAATTATGGAAGAGAACAACCTAGACCTTAAAGTAGTGGTAATAGACTCACAACTATCCAAAAGCTATTTAATGGACAAATACAAAGAAGGTGATATAACACCTCTTTTCCCAACACCACCACTTACCGAAGAGGATTTATCACAAAGTACTAATATAGTAGGGCAAATTGGTGTAGAACCATTTATAGAAGCATTTAAAATGGGAGCTGACGTAGTTTTAGCTGGCAGGGCCTATGACCCAGCAGTTTTTGCAGCACTACCCATTATGAAGGGGTATGATCCAGGGATATCTCTACACTTAGGTAAAATACTAGAGTGTGCTTCCATTGCAGCATCTCCAGGTAGTGGTAGGGACTGTATGTTAGGTACACTAGGTGAAGATTACTTTATTTTAGAGCCCATGGGTGATACAAGGAAATGTACAACAGACTCTGTTGCTGCACACAGCTTGTATGAGAAGACAAATCCATATAAACTACCAGGACCAGGTGGATTACTGGATTTAACTGACACAGTATACGAACAATTAGATGAAACCAGGGTTAAAGTTAAAGGTAGCAAATTTGTACCATCAGAAAAGTATACCATTAAACTAGAGGGTGCGAAGCTTGTGGGGAAAAGGACCATTTCCATAGCTGGGGTACGTGACCCTATAATGATAGAGCAAATTAGCCATATACTAGAAGAAGTTAAAGAACAGGTGCAAGACAACTTTTCTGGAAAGAACTATGAGTATCATCTCACTTTTCATATCTATGGAAAAAATGGAGTTATGGGGAGTTTAGAACCTGTTAAAAACCCTGTCCATGAACTTGGTATAGTAATAGATGTTGTAGCCCAAGAAAAGGTTATTGCTGATACAATATGTAGCTTTGTAAGATCCACACTATTGCATTTTGGATACCCAAACAGAAAGGCAACTGCAGGCAACCTTGCATTTCCTTACTCTCCTTCAGACATATCAGTAGGTGACGTATACCAGTTTAGTGTTCATCACTTGTTAGAGAACATTGACCCCGTTGAAATATTCACCATAAAGTGGCTAAATGAATACCAAAAGGGGGCATTATAA
- the glmL gene encoding methylaspartate mutase accessory protein GlmL codes for MEKGILLIDFGSTFTKVTAVDLENPGVFYTAKGPTTVDEDINIGLEIALENLARQIGHLPYFEEKLACSSAAGGLKMIAIGLVPELTLEAAKMAALGAGAKLQKVYSYTLTKREIAELISLKPDIVLLAGGTDGGNKEVILHNGELLAQSELTCPIVIAGNKNTQDELEELFINCNKEHYVTDNVLPTLNKLNVDPAREKIRDVFLKNIIEAKGLKKAEDTIDGIIMPTPQAVLKAGEFIAKNKIIDNCERILIVDIGGATTDVHSFSKGEPQNNGVVFRGLPQPFAKRTVEGDLGMRYSLNPLIEALDSESLLKHETQEVEKMVGEILSDIWSTSSIRDDFEEDLAKGAVDLAVKRHSGYLEITYTPHGINYLQYGKDLTDIQLVIGTGGPIVNSKNPGGILSGSLFKESDNLTLRPKIPKFSVDKGYILSAIGLMVEKYPMLAKRLVEVNFSIIKGGN; via the coding sequence GTGGAAAAAGGAATATTATTGATAGATTTTGGCAGTACCTTTACAAAAGTGACTGCAGTTGACTTAGAAAACCCTGGTGTGTTTTATACTGCTAAGGGTCCAACCACTGTAGACGAGGACATAAACATAGGTCTTGAAATAGCACTTGAAAACTTAGCCCGACAAATTGGACACTTGCCTTATTTTGAAGAGAAGCTTGCCTGTAGCTCAGCTGCAGGGGGGCTGAAAATGATAGCAATTGGTTTAGTGCCTGAGCTAACTTTAGAAGCAGCAAAAATGGCTGCCCTAGGGGCTGGTGCAAAACTTCAAAAGGTATATAGCTACACCCTCACTAAAAGAGAAATAGCAGAGTTAATTAGCCTTAAACCCGATATAGTTTTACTAGCAGGTGGAACCGATGGGGGAAATAAGGAAGTGATTTTGCACAACGGCGAATTATTAGCTCAATCTGAGCTAACTTGCCCCATTGTCATAGCAGGAAATAAGAATACTCAAGACGAATTAGAGGAACTATTTATAAATTGTAATAAAGAACACTATGTCACAGATAATGTTCTTCCCACTTTAAACAAATTGAATGTGGACCCTGCAAGGGAAAAAATACGAGACGTTTTCTTAAAAAATATTATAGAAGCTAAGGGTTTAAAAAAAGCTGAGGATACCATAGATGGTATCATAATGCCAACACCACAGGCAGTGTTAAAGGCTGGAGAATTTATTGCTAAAAATAAAATTATAGACAACTGTGAGCGAATTTTGATAGTAGATATTGGTGGAGCAACTACAGATGTTCATTCTTTTTCCAAAGGTGAACCCCAAAATAACGGAGTAGTTTTTAGAGGTTTACCCCAACCTTTTGCAAAAAGGACAGTGGAAGGGGACCTAGGTATGAGATATAGTTTAAATCCACTAATTGAAGCGTTAGATTCAGAGAGCCTGTTAAAACATGAAACCCAGGAAGTGGAAAAAATGGTGGGAGAGATATTAAGTGATATATGGAGCACATCATCCATCCGTGATGATTTTGAGGAAGACTTAGCAAAGGGAGCCGTGGATCTAGCTGTTAAAAGGCATAGTGGTTATCTAGAAATAACTTATACACCCCACGGTATCAACTACCTTCAGTATGGAAAAGACTTAACAGATATTCAACTTGTAATTGGAACTGGAGGGCCTATTGTAAACAGTAAAAACCCTGGAGGTATACTGTCAGGATCCTTGTTTAAAGAAAGTGATAATCTAACTTTACGGCCTAAGATACCTAAGTTCAGTGTTGATAAAGGTTATATACTGTCAGCAATCGGTCTCATGGTAGAAAAATATCCTATGTTAGCAAAAAGATTAGTGGAAGTAAACTTTAGCATAATTAAGGGAGGAAATTAA
- the racE gene encoding glutamate racemase, translated as MEKIYSIGLLDSGVGGLTVVKEINELLPNERMVYFGDTAKMPYGPRDPEEVKGFALDIIEFLQTQDIKMVIVACNTATAVGLDQYKKEFDIPIIGVINPGAQAAVQKTKNKKVGVIGTEGTVKSKAYEKAIKTIDPKIEVYSQACPLFVLLVENNLLETKEAKEVAHSYLRPLKEKGIDTLILGCTHYPIMSELIQEVMGPEVTLVNSAEATAHLAKAILEEQELIQDQEKDHAHRYFVSGKTNTFNATASKWLNKKIKAYTVLLD; from the coding sequence ATGGAAAAAATATATTCTATAGGTCTACTAGACTCAGGTGTAGGTGGTCTTACTGTAGTTAAAGAAATAAATGAATTACTACCAAATGAAAGAATGGTTTACTTTGGTGATACTGCCAAAATGCCTTATGGCCCTAGAGATCCTGAAGAAGTTAAGGGATTTGCATTAGATATAATCGAGTTTTTACAAACTCAAGATATCAAAATGGTGATCGTTGCGTGTAACACAGCAACTGCCGTGGGGTTGGACCAATATAAAAAAGAATTTGATATCCCTATTATAGGTGTTATAAATCCAGGAGCTCAGGCGGCTGTACAAAAAACTAAAAATAAAAAAGTGGGGGTGATTGGTACTGAAGGTACCGTAAAAAGTAAGGCTTACGAAAAAGCAATTAAAACCATTGACCCGAAGATTGAAGTTTACAGTCAAGCCTGTCCTTTGTTTGTCCTCTTAGTAGAGAATAATTTATTGGAAACAAAGGAAGCTAAGGAAGTGGCACACAGTTACCTAAGACCGCTTAAAGAAAAAGGGATAGACACACTGATTCTTGGCTGCACCCACTATCCAATAATGTCAGAGTTAATACAGGAAGTTATGGGTCCAGAAGTTACATTGGTAAACTCAGCTGAGGCTACAGCGCATTTGGCAAAAGCTATACTTGAAGAACAAGAATTAATACAAGACCAGGAAAAGGACCATGCTCACAGATACTTTGTAAGTGGTAAAACAAATACTTTTAATGCAACTGCTTCAAAATGGTTAAACAAAAAAATAAAAGCTTATACAGTTCTTTTAGATTAA
- a CDS encoding fumarate hydratase translates to MPNKIHVNKLTESVRHMVMECNYTLSPDVKEKLNDFYKREDWPLAKELLAQIIENSDIAHRDQVPICQDTGLVVVFLEVGQEVQLVGGNLTDAINEGVRQGYAQGFLRKSVVEDPINRINTGDNTPAVIHTEIVEGDKVKVTVAPKGFGSENMSKVKMLKPADGKEGVVDFILETITTAGGNPCPPIVVGVGIGGTMEKAAILSKKAAVRSLDKRNDNKYYKELEEELLTKINNLGIGPQGFGGGTTALAVNVEYYPTHIAGLPVAVNINCHVTRHLSKIID, encoded by the coding sequence ATGCCAAATAAGATTCATGTAAATAAACTAACAGAATCAGTGCGCCATATGGTTATGGAGTGTAATTACACTCTTTCACCGGACGTGAAGGAAAAGCTTAATGACTTTTATAAAAGAGAAGATTGGCCTTTGGCGAAAGAACTCCTAGCTCAAATCATAGAAAATAGTGATATTGCACATCGCGACCAAGTTCCTATATGTCAAGATACCGGTCTGGTTGTAGTGTTTTTAGAAGTTGGTCAAGAGGTTCAACTAGTTGGAGGTAATCTTACTGATGCCATAAACGAAGGTGTAAGACAAGGTTATGCCCAAGGTTTTTTGAGAAAATCCGTTGTTGAAGATCCCATAAATAGGATTAATACAGGAGATAATACTCCCGCAGTAATACACACTGAAATAGTGGAAGGTGATAAGGTTAAGGTAACAGTTGCTCCAAAGGGTTTTGGCAGTGAGAATATGAGTAAAGTAAAAATGCTTAAACCAGCTGATGGAAAAGAAGGTGTTGTAGACTTTATACTAGAGACTATAACTACAGCTGGTGGTAATCCTTGTCCACCTATTGTGGTAGGTGTGGGTATTGGAGGGACAATGGAAAAAGCAGCTATTTTATCAAAAAAAGCTGCCGTAAGATCCTTAGATAAAAGAAATGACAATAAATATTACAAAGAGTTAGAAGAAGAATTGCTAACCAAAATAAACAATCTTGGAATCGGGCCCCAAGGATTTGGCGGGGGAACAACTGCTTTGGCTGTAAATGTAGAGTACTACCCTACACATATAGCTGGGTTACCGGTGGCTGTAAATATTAACTGCCATGTTACAAGGCACTTATCAAAAATAATAGATTAG
- a CDS encoding GerMN domain-containing protein: protein MRRLKFLALFLVLLLVTTISVGCMDKIFGPIEDEGTPIEQEPDNDEENQEQVQDGWELDFYCIDKTTDMLIPVTITYPKQEGIAKAVAQELVLGSNLSREIAGYGLEMPLPQYTEVLGISINEKVAKVDLSPEFMNFKDKNHEDISVAALVYTLTQFSTIDSVEIVINGQKLQKLTYDTYINLPMDREIGLNVTVNDGVDLKDSSKVLVYYPQKRNAQTIYIPESKVVRKTEDLLKVAVTEFLKGPNKSTISSLVPSNVDVIQATVENNVAIINLTENFIEYSSNNEKGIINSLVLTVTEIEGVDQVQLLVDSSPVVLPEGTDLGNLFTRPVFVKFK from the coding sequence ATGAGAAGATTAAAGTTTTTAGCTCTATTTCTAGTTTTATTATTAGTAACTACAATTAGTGTTGGGTGCATGGATAAAATTTTTGGACCCATTGAAGATGAGGGTACTCCAATTGAGCAAGAACCTGATAATGATGAAGAAAATCAAGAACAGGTACAAGACGGATGGGAGTTAGATTTTTACTGTATAGATAAGACCACAGACATGCTTATCCCAGTAACAATTACATACCCTAAACAAGAGGGAATAGCTAAAGCAGTTGCTCAGGAACTAGTCTTAGGTAGTAATTTGAGTAGAGAAATAGCTGGGTATGGTTTGGAAATGCCTTTACCCCAATACACTGAAGTCTTAGGAATAAGCATAAACGAAAAAGTAGCAAAGGTAGACCTAAGCCCAGAATTTATGAACTTTAAGGATAAAAATCATGAGGATATAAGTGTAGCTGCTTTGGTGTATACATTAACTCAATTTAGTACAATTGATAGTGTTGAGATTGTTATAAATGGGCAAAAATTACAAAAACTGACCTATGATACTTACATAAACCTACCAATGGATAGGGAGATTGGACTTAACGTAACAGTTAATGATGGTGTAGATTTGAAGGATTCATCAAAGGTTTTAGTGTACTACCCTCAAAAACGTAATGCCCAAACAATATACATACCGGAATCAAAAGTGGTACGCAAAACTGAGGATCTTTTAAAGGTAGCAGTTACGGAATTTTTAAAAGGGCCTAACAAATCAACGATATCAAGCCTAGTTCCTTCCAATGTGGATGTTATCCAAGCAACTGTAGAAAATAATGTTGCCATAATAAATCTCACTGAGAACTTTATTGAGTACAGCAGTAACAATGAAAAAGGGATAATAAATTCTTTAGTATTGACTGTCACAGAAATTGAAGGAGTTGATCAAGTTCAACTCCTAGTTGACAGTAGTCCAGTGGTTTTACCAGAAGGAACTGATTTAGGTAACTTATTTACTAGACCAGTGTTTGTTAAGTTTAAATAG
- a CDS encoding Fe-S-containing hydro-lyase, whose protein sequence is MSIKLRTPLTEQDTDKLKAGELVEITGTIYTARDAAHKRLIETMEKGDALPFELDGNIIYYVGPTPAKGEQVIGSAGPTTSGRMDKYTPALLEKGLKGMIGKGLRSQEVKESIVKNNAVYFSAVGGAAALISQRIVKSEVIAYEDLGTEGIRKLDVENFPVIVAIDSKGNDYYEIGKQKYLENKNNSLKNLV, encoded by the coding sequence GTGAGTATAAAGCTTAGGACTCCACTTACTGAACAAGATACCGACAAATTAAAAGCCGGTGAATTGGTAGAAATCACAGGTACTATATACACAGCAAGGGATGCAGCTCACAAAAGGCTTATTGAAACAATGGAAAAAGGGGATGCTTTACCCTTTGAACTTGACGGAAATATTATCTATTACGTCGGACCTACACCTGCTAAAGGAGAGCAGGTTATCGGGTCTGCAGGACCAACAACCAGTGGTAGAATGGATAAATATACTCCGGCCCTCTTAGAAAAAGGCTTAAAGGGAATGATCGGAAAAGGATTAAGGAGCCAAGAAGTTAAAGAAAGTATAGTTAAAAATAACGCTGTTTATTTTAGCGCAGTTGGTGGGGCAGCTGCCTTGATATCGCAAAGAATAGTGAAAAGCGAAGTAATAGCCTATGAGGATTTAGGAACAGAGGGTATCAGAAAACTGGACGTTGAGAATTTTCCAGTTATAGTAGCAATAGATTCCAAAGGAAATGACTACTATGAAATAGGTAAACAAAAGTACCTTGAAAATAAAAACAATAGTTTAAAAAACCTCGTTTAA
- the glmS gene encoding methylaspartate mutase subunit S has protein sequence MGNKTIVTGVIGADVHAVGNRILDYAFSQAGFDVVNIGVLASQEEFIQAAIETGAKAILVSSLYGHGEMDCRGLREKCEESGIGEIILYAGGNLVVGKQEWEPVKEKFLEMGFNRVYPPGTLPEEAITHLKADLNIE, from the coding sequence ATGGGCAATAAAACCATTGTAACAGGAGTTATAGGGGCAGACGTACATGCGGTTGGAAATCGTATACTAGATTACGCTTTTTCCCAAGCAGGTTTTGATGTGGTAAATATCGGAGTGTTAGCATCTCAAGAGGAGTTCATTCAAGCTGCTATAGAGACAGGAGCAAAGGCGATTTTGGTATCATCCTTATATGGTCATGGAGAAATGGATTGTAGGGGTTTGAGGGAAAAATGTGAGGAATCAGGTATAGGAGAGATAATTCTGTACGCAGGTGGGAATTTAGTTGTTGGTAAACAAGAGTGGGAGCCAGTAAAAGAGAAATTTTTAGAGATGGGCTTTAATCGTGTTTACCCTCCAGGTACATTGCCTGAAGAAGCCATTACTCATTTGAAAGCAGATCTGAATATAGAATAA
- a CDS encoding methylaspartate ammonia-lyase, giving the protein MKIVDVVTSMGLTGFYFDDQRAIKKDAESDGFTYKGEPVTEGFSSVRQQGESLSVMLILEDGQVAYGDCAAVQYSGAGGRDPLFLAKDFKPIVEEVIKPLLIGRKLDSFKELAHEIDSLKKKNGKLIHTALRYGITQSILDAVAKAKKITMAEVIAQEYSTTLCKEPIPIFTQSGDERYLNVDKMIIKGADVMPHALINNVKSKLGQKGEKLKEYILWMKNRVSELGTKGYLPIFHIDVYGTIGLAFENNYEKMADYLCELGEAAAPHTLRIEGPMDMEEKTLQMEALGKLNKLLKEKKCTVELVADEWCNTLEDIKDFADCGCCDMVQIKAPDLGGINNIIEAVLYCKENGVGAYLGGTCNETDRTSQIAVHVALATGPVQILAKPGMGVDEGLMIVKNEMMRTLALLNR; this is encoded by the coding sequence ATGAAAATTGTTGACGTAGTTACCTCCATGGGTTTAACAGGTTTTTACTTTGATGATCAAAGGGCAATAAAGAAAGACGCTGAATCAGATGGCTTCACATATAAGGGGGAACCAGTTACTGAAGGCTTTTCTTCCGTTAGACAACAAGGTGAGAGTTTGTCTGTGATGCTAATCTTAGAAGATGGTCAAGTGGCCTATGGAGACTGTGCAGCTGTGCAATACTCGGGAGCTGGAGGACGTGATCCACTATTTCTAGCTAAAGACTTTAAGCCTATTGTAGAGGAAGTTATTAAGCCACTACTGATAGGAAGGAAACTAGATAGTTTTAAGGAGCTAGCTCATGAGATTGATAGTTTAAAGAAAAAAAATGGCAAGCTTATTCATACGGCATTGAGATATGGAATTACACAATCTATTTTAGATGCTGTTGCTAAAGCTAAGAAAATAACCATGGCAGAGGTTATTGCACAGGAGTATTCTACAACTTTATGCAAAGAACCTATTCCTATCTTCACTCAATCAGGTGACGAAAGATACCTAAATGTCGATAAAATGATCATTAAGGGTGCAGATGTGATGCCCCATGCTCTGATAAATAACGTGAAGAGCAAGTTAGGGCAAAAGGGTGAAAAACTTAAAGAATATATTTTATGGATGAAAAATCGCGTAAGTGAGTTAGGTACCAAAGGGTATCTGCCAATCTTCCATATCGACGTTTATGGCACCATAGGATTAGCCTTTGAAAACAACTACGAAAAAATGGCTGATTATCTTTGTGAACTTGGTGAAGCTGCAGCACCTCACACCCTTAGAATTGAAGGGCCTATGGATATGGAGGAAAAAACACTTCAAATGGAAGCTTTAGGTAAGTTGAATAAACTTCTTAAAGAAAAAAAATGTACAGTTGAACTTGTTGCAGATGAGTGGTGTAATACCCTTGAAGACATAAAAGATTTTGCTGACTGTGGCTGCTGTGATATGGTGCAAATAAAAGCACCTGACCTAGGTGGTATCAACAATATTATTGAAGCGGTTCTATACTGTAAAGAAAATGGAGTAGGGGCATACCTTGGAGGTACCTGCAACGAAACAGATCGCACTTCTCAGATTGCAGTACACGTAGCGTTAGCTACTGGACCGGTACAAATATTAGCAAAGCCTGGTATGGGTGTAGATGAGGGCTTAATGATAGTTAAAAATGAAATGATGAGAACTTTAGCCCTATTAAATAGATAA
- a CDS encoding DUF4387 domain-containing protein, whose amino-acid sequence MKNISITELTNVIRSKNAGPYELTFDFIFKNEDIFNKIVQMDVINEELIAKLYKIPVEKVISVVAYKPAKAIKATIIRPIAAGDLGETDVYGAQQHGPLLAIEIPWEGSV is encoded by the coding sequence ATGAAGAATATAAGCATAACTGAATTAACTAATGTTATTCGAAGCAAAAATGCTGGACCCTATGAGCTAACCTTTGATTTTATCTTTAAAAATGAAGATATTTTTAATAAGATAGTCCAAATGGATGTTATTAATGAAGAGCTTATTGCTAAGCTTTATAAAATACCTGTTGAGAAAGTGATTTCAGTAGTAGCATATAAACCAGCTAAAGCTATAAAAGCTACTATAATACGACCTATAGCAGCAGGGGATTTAGGAGAGACAGATGTGTATGGTGCACAACAGCATGGACCTTTACTAGCCATAGAAATTCCTTGGGAAGGAAGTGTCTAA